GAGCTATGATTGTAAGTTTTGTTACTATCTTATATGTACAATACTAGACAAACCCGGCCTGATTTCCTGGTGAATCTTCGATTTAACTTCGATTCGATCGCTATCAAAATTTCATCGAAATCAATCTAGGCGTTTCGAAGTCTATTGGAAATATACACATCAGCTTTtatatatagaaatataattgaaaataaataaatgtagctttgtttgtttgtgttcgGGACGTTGACGCTACAGTTTAAATTTACTTCACGCGGACTGGGTTTGTTAAAACAAAGTAGGTATAAATacctaattattatatattcagcaacactaaatacaaaattaatttttatttttatttttttgttgcctttgtaggcagacgagcatacggcccacctgatggtaagtggtcaccgtcgctcatggacgttagcaatgccaggggcagagccaagccgctgcctaatttATACAAATATGAAAGATTGATACttgttatcgagcaacacttccggcctcacataataaattatttacgaacttaggaaatatatagaacttattattcttataatataattagtaatttcataatcaagtaaatagttcattcatatttctttatacttataatattttattggcgccttccgcttgacagcttccggcgcaataagtcttaatgttatttgttacataattcgatattattaaataataattgtacgtaaataatcagcagaataattaagatgaacaatgtttaatattacctactcagtttgtattaaaataggtcaagatgattgtataaataccgacggttagcatatctctggggcattcgtattctacccaccataacgtgtactaaagagaatatattatttcgtgtggatgtaaattgtctcaattgtcgccgccaccctgaggatccgtttatacTTCAGAAGCGGGATTATGCCAGGCCCATGCATTGACGGATTTGAGACCGCTGAGAAACACAGGCGATATAAAATGCGACGTGTCACCCAAACCGATGCGGAGGTTATTCCAACGTTCCGGCCGGATGAAAAATCTAGCAACGTCAAGGGATGGCTGCACAAGATCGACCAGTTGGATCACGTATATGGATGGGACAACAAAGACTGCCAGTTCATCATGCAGATATGTCTTCGTGGGTCGGCTAGGGATTGTGCGATACACCACCGCAACTATACTACACATCCGCGAATGGCTACCACATGGAGAAGAGAAGGTGCTGTTGCTCCAGTTGCAAGAGGGACCGACTTTCAACCAAAGAAATGTTACGCCTGCCGAAGAGAAGGTCATGAAACAAAGAACTGCAAAGAGCCGCGCTGCGAGGTGTGCCATCGCCCGGGACACACGTCGGTCAGCTGATGGTATGCGGCCAGCTCTTCACACCCAAAAGTGAGTAATATCTTATTTACAACATACAGCGTATGCAtagatttgcaaaaaaaaaatagtgttaaTTAATGGCTCTAGTCTCATTGCATACATAGACATGGGcagcaaattaaatattctgtgtGGCATATGCTGAtaagttaaaaaattaaagattgtcTTCCGTGGTTACAATGAGAGGTTTTGGAGGCTCATACTCGTCGACCTCTTTAGGAACATCCCCGTGAATGTTCATATAGACAACATTATTGTGGCTTTGTGGAAATAACGAATTACGACATCGCggatatagatttaataatcgGAGAATCAATGATTAATATCAATATCACAAAATTCTATTAAATTCGTGGGTAGTAGTGAAACTTTTAATAGTACtcttagtgaaataaaattacagacAGACTTGTCCGATGTATTTAGGACACAGCTGTATAATATCACAGTAAAGTGCTGCTTTGGTACAAGTTTATCTCAATATTAACACTAATGAAACATTTCTTATGAATTCTGTATATTTTGAGCTGGGCTGTATGTCCTATGTACTTTTGGGTGGACTTGTAAGGTCGAAAgattgctttttaaaaataattaatatctgagACAAAATCATTGAATGGAAACATAATTGATTAATAAGCACGCGTGgaaattattactaataaaaatgagtCTACAAAGTAGTATGAACGTTATGATACTTGACCAATCTACTGACTCAGAATTGCAAGTAactgataaaacaaaatcaaactattTCAGGATAGAGGCTGCATCAGTTaacaataaaagctgtgtgatgtacaaaaaataaaagctgtgttatatacaaaaaaaataaaagctgtgtgatgtacaaaaaaataaaagctgtgtgatgtacaaaaaaataaaagctgtgtgatgtacaaaaaaataaaagctgtgttatatacaacaaataaaagctgtgttatatacaacaaataaaagctgtgttatatacaacaaataaaagctgtgttatatacaacaaataaaagctgtgttatatacaacaaataaaagctgtgtgatatacaacaaataaaagctgtgtgatatacaacaaataaaagctgtgtgatatacaacaaataaaagctgtgtgatatacaacaaataaaagctgtgtgatatacaacaaataaaagctgtgtgatatacaacaaataaaagctgtgtgatatacaacaaataaaagctgtgtgatatacaacaaataaaagctgtgtgatatacaacaaataaaagctgtgtgatatacgacaaataaaagctgtgtgatatacaacaaataaaagctgtacaaataaaatctgtgtgatgtacaacaaataaaagctgtacaaataaaatctgtgtgatgtacaacaaataaaagctgtacaaataaaatctgtgtgatgtaca
This is a stretch of genomic DNA from Bombyx mori chromosome 23, ASM3026992v2. It encodes these proteins:
- the LOC119630349 gene encoding uncharacterized protein LOC119630349, coding for MRRLFQRSGRMKNLATSRDGCTRSTSWITYMDGTTKTASSSCRYVFVGRLGIVRYTTATILHIREWLPHGEEKVLLLQLQEGPTFNQRNVTPAEEKVMKQRTAKSRAARCAIARDTRRSADGMRPALHTQKCHTPATNQAPIAALIAVGHGIYRMAECYRATLPASHNKLFTNLGNI